Proteins encoded by one window of Paenibacillus sp. DCT19:
- a CDS encoding iron ABC transporter permease: MNNTSVSNDNQIRAHMPRNFILVLSICVILLGATLIASLVFGSRPVRFHELIDGLFHPEVDSYGANIVRKRISRTVFSLLCGAALGISGALMQSVTRNPLADPSILGVNTGASLFVVCGIAFLNISSANQYIWLALAGAAITAVFVFGIGSMGRGGATPIKLVLAGAAISAALSSLVTAIMIPRSYVMDQFRFWQVGSVGSATWSGISTFIPFLIVGVIIALLTAPALNALALGDDVATGLGVRTGTLRFIAALAGVLLCGAATALAGPIGFIGLLSTHVIRLILGPDLRFVIPMSAVAGAIILTISDVGGRLISNPGELEVGVVTAFIGAPILIILAMRSKVRSL, translated from the coding sequence ATGAATAATACATCCGTTTCGAATGATAACCAAATACGAGCACATATGCCCAGGAACTTCATTCTGGTGTTGAGCATTTGCGTGATTCTGCTCGGTGCAACTCTAATTGCCTCACTGGTCTTCGGCTCTCGACCAGTGAGGTTTCATGAGTTAATCGACGGATTATTTCACCCGGAAGTAGACTCCTATGGAGCCAATATTGTGCGCAAGCGGATTTCGCGAACAGTCTTCAGTTTGTTATGCGGAGCCGCTCTTGGCATTTCAGGAGCACTGATGCAATCCGTCACTCGGAACCCCCTTGCTGACCCGAGCATATTAGGCGTCAATACAGGGGCTTCCTTGTTTGTGGTTTGTGGGATCGCGTTCCTGAACATCAGCAGTGCTAATCAGTATATCTGGCTAGCACTTGCCGGGGCTGCAATCACTGCTGTGTTCGTATTCGGGATTGGCTCAATGGGGCGTGGCGGAGCCACGCCCATTAAGCTTGTTTTAGCCGGAGCGGCCATCAGTGCCGCACTTTCCTCCCTCGTCACCGCCATTATGATTCCACGATCTTATGTCATGGATCAATTCCGATTCTGGCAAGTCGGAAGCGTGGGCTCCGCTACCTGGAGTGGAATCAGTACGTTCATTCCGTTCCTCATTGTAGGTGTGATCATTGCATTGCTTACGGCTCCTGCACTCAATGCACTGGCACTAGGCGACGATGTCGCAACAGGGCTCGGTGTTCGAACCGGAACGTTGCGCTTCATTGCCGCACTTGCAGGGGTTCTATTGTGCGGAGCAGCGACAGCTCTTGCAGGTCCCATTGGCTTCATCGGCTTGTTATCTACGCATGTCATTCGCCTGATTCTGGGGCCAGACTTGCGATTTGTCATACCGATGTCCGCCGTTGCCGGAGCCATCATTTTGACGATATCCGACGTTGGCGGCAGGCTCA